From the genome of Candidatus Electrothrix communis, one region includes:
- a CDS encoding GAF domain-containing protein codes for MTIPIPENELDRIKALNRYNILDTPPEQAFDDITLLASFICETPISLITLLDETRQWFKSKIGVSVPETSREIAFCNHAIMQPDILIIQNTLNDKRFATNPLVTRDPNIRFYAGSQLVTPDGYPLGTLCVIDQKPRNLSQEQRHALEALARQIISQLELRRSSYELTQANNSQKKLITELQKALSRIETLEGMIPICAHCKKIRDDQGYWHQVEVYIGQLSAANFDFTHGICPDCMQNFYPEFCKPDD; via the coding sequence ATGACCATCCCAATTCCTGAGAATGAACTGGACCGAATCAAGGCCCTGAATCGTTATAATATTCTCGACACACCGCCGGAGCAGGCATTTGACGATATCACCTTGCTCGCCTCCTTTATCTGTGAGACCCCCATTTCTCTTATCACCCTGCTGGATGAAACCCGCCAGTGGTTTAAATCAAAGATAGGGGTCTCGGTCCCTGAAACCTCGCGGGAAATAGCCTTTTGTAATCATGCTATCATGCAGCCTGATATACTCATCATCCAGAATACCCTCAATGACAAGCGCTTTGCCACCAATCCCCTCGTCACGAGGGACCCCAATATCAGATTTTATGCAGGTTCCCAACTCGTCACCCCTGATGGCTATCCACTGGGCACCTTATGTGTAATAGACCAAAAGCCCCGAAACTTGAGCCAGGAGCAACGGCACGCCTTAGAGGCCTTAGCTCGCCAAATTATCTCACAACTTGAGCTGCGTCGTTCCTCCTACGAGCTTACGCAAGCCAACAACTCTCAGAAGAAACTCATTACCGAGCTGCAAAAGGCCCTCAGTCGTATTGAAACCCTGGAAGGCATGATCCCTATCTGCGCCCATTGCAAAAAAATCCGCGATGACCAAGGCTACTGGCATCAGGTTGAGGTCTACATCGGTCAGCTCTCAGCGGCTAATTTCGATTTCACCCACGGTATTTGCCCTGACTGTATGCAGAATTTCTATCCAGAGTTTTGCAAACCGGATGACTAG
- the cmk gene encoding (d)CMP kinase, protein MSEQERQETNAKTEKLRVVTIDGPSGVGKSTVSRTVAAKLGFTYLDTGAMYRAVAYACTKAGISADNADHQDALALLLDKLDLRLLPPAQEEDGVRVFLGDEDVSAAIRMPEMSMAASKVSAVPAVRACLTVMQQKMGQAGGLVADGRDTGTIVFPQAAWKFYLDAAPEERCRRRVAQLREQGQEVDEQETLAQIMERDRNDQERTIAPLAMAEDAILIDSSRLNAEEVVARMLEVVQSS, encoded by the coding sequence ATGTCTGAACAGGAAAGGCAGGAGACCAACGCTAAGACCGAGAAATTGCGGGTCGTCACCATTGACGGCCCTTCTGGAGTCGGTAAATCCACAGTCAGCCGGACAGTGGCGGCAAAGCTTGGCTTCACCTATCTGGACACCGGGGCTATGTACCGGGCTGTGGCTTATGCCTGCACAAAAGCCGGGATCAGCGCGGACAATGCTGATCATCAGGATGCCCTTGCTCTGCTGCTTGACAAACTTGACCTTCGCCTCCTTCCCCCTGCCCAGGAGGAAGATGGAGTACGGGTCTTTTTAGGGGATGAGGACGTCAGCGCAGCCATCCGGATGCCCGAGATGAGCATGGCCGCCTCCAAAGTCTCTGCTGTTCCGGCAGTGCGGGCCTGCCTGACCGTCATGCAGCAGAAAATGGGACAGGCCGGAGGCCTGGTGGCCGACGGCAGGGATACCGGCACCATTGTTTTCCCACAGGCGGCCTGGAAATTCTACCTTGATGCTGCCCCAGAAGAACGGTGCCGACGCCGGGTGGCCCAGCTCCGCGAACAAGGCCAGGAGGTGGATGAGCAGGAGACCCTGGCCCAGATTATGGAGCGCGACCGCAATGATCAGGAACGGACCATTGCCCCGCTGGCCATGGCTGAAGATGCGATTTTGATCGATTCCTCCCGCCTGAACGCGGAAGAGGTTGTGGCCCGGATGCTTGAGGTTGTTCAGTCAAGCTAA
- the hisC gene encoding histidinol-phosphate transaminase, giving the protein MKLNIPKNIADIIPYPPGKPLEELEREYGIKNSIKLASNENPWGPSPKAVMAARETLSGLHRYPDGSSYHLTNALAEWTGAAPEEIILGNGSNEVIEFLVKAFVRSGDEVVTSHPSFLMYQKFVQVRGGTNVVIPLREMNHDLEAIAAAVTKRTKLIFLDNPNNPCATLVSKEDFAVFLRKLPEEVVVVLDEAYIDFVEPEKRIDVLSLIRHPEGIPAVVTLRTFSKAFGLSGLRVGFGIMHREIASLLHRVRQPFNINLPAQAGALAALSDIGHYEKTINGTAAGREWLSEQVHALGCVPYPSCTNFFLIDVQGDATALYEAMLYKGVIVRSMKAYGYPYFIRITIGTEAENQRFVTALQNCLQELGYV; this is encoded by the coding sequence ATGAAACTCAACATCCCAAAAAACATAGCCGACATCATCCCCTACCCCCCAGGCAAACCTCTGGAGGAACTGGAACGCGAATACGGCATCAAAAACTCCATCAAGCTGGCCTCCAATGAAAACCCCTGGGGACCGTCCCCCAAGGCGGTCATGGCGGCCCGAGAAACCCTGAGCGGGCTGCATCGCTACCCGGACGGCTCAAGCTATCATCTCACCAATGCCCTAGCAGAGTGGACAGGTGCGGCCCCGGAAGAGATCATCCTCGGCAACGGCTCCAACGAGGTGATTGAATTCCTGGTCAAGGCCTTTGTCCGCTCCGGCGACGAGGTGGTCACCAGCCATCCCTCCTTTCTCATGTACCAGAAATTTGTGCAGGTACGGGGAGGCACTAACGTGGTGATCCCGCTCCGAGAGATGAACCACGATCTGGAGGCCATTGCCGCAGCCGTGACCAAACGCACTAAACTCATCTTCCTGGATAATCCCAATAATCCCTGCGCCACCTTGGTCAGCAAGGAGGACTTTGCCGTCTTTCTCCGCAAGCTGCCCGAAGAAGTGGTTGTGGTGCTGGATGAGGCCTATATCGATTTTGTCGAGCCGGAAAAACGGATTGATGTCCTCTCCCTCATCCGGCATCCCGAGGGCATCCCGGCAGTGGTTACCCTGCGCACCTTTTCCAAAGCCTTTGGTCTTTCCGGCCTGCGGGTCGGTTTCGGCATCATGCACAGAGAGATCGCCTCCCTGCTCCATCGGGTCCGTCAGCCCTTTAACATCAATCTCCCGGCCCAAGCCGGTGCCCTGGCCGCCCTGAGCGATATTGGGCATTACGAGAAGACCATCAACGGCACTGCTGCGGGCCGAGAATGGCTCTCCGAACAGGTCCACGCCTTAGGCTGCGTGCCCTATCCCTCCTGCACCAATTTCTTTCTCATTGATGTGCAGGGCGATGCCACGGCCCTCTACGAGGCCATGCTTTATAAAGGGGTGATTGTCCGCTCCATGAAGGCCTACGGCTATCCCTATTTCATCCGCATCACCATTGGCACCGAGGCGGAGAACCAACGCTTTGTCACGGCATTACAGAATTGTCTTCAGGAGCTGGGTTATGTCTGA
- a CDS encoding Rpn family recombination-promoting nuclease/putative transposase: protein MSTKERYINLFTDYGFKKIFGEEPNKNLLLDFLNELLREEQGEIQKLTYLKTEQLGDTHIDRKAIFDLYCENERGEKFIVELQKSKQNFFKDRALYYSTFPIREQAERGDWNFKLKAVYTVAILDFVFDEDKDQPEKYRYDVKLADIETNKVFYDKLTFIYLEMPKFTKSLDKLESRFDKWMYVIRNLNRLERLPDALREQVFEQLFESAEIARFTPDQIRSYEKSLKFYRDMQNTLETAKEEGRVSGQLKMAKGLLAQEMSVSEIVAISDLTVEQIKELLD from the coding sequence GTGTCCACCAAAGAACGCTATATCAACCTCTTTACCGATTACGGTTTTAAGAAAATCTTCGGCGAAGAGCCCAACAAAAACCTGCTTCTCGATTTCCTCAACGAATTACTCCGAGAAGAACAGGGAGAAATCCAGAAACTGACCTACCTGAAGACAGAACAGCTCGGCGATACGCATATTGACCGCAAGGCGATCTTCGATCTCTACTGCGAGAATGAGCGGGGCGAAAAGTTTATTGTTGAACTCCAGAAGAGCAAACAGAATTTTTTCAAGGATCGCGCTCTCTACTACTCCACCTTTCCCATTCGCGAACAGGCGGAACGGGGCGACTGGAATTTCAAGCTCAAGGCTGTCTATACTGTGGCTATCCTAGACTTTGTCTTTGATGAAGATAAGGATCAACCAGAAAAATATCGTTATGATGTCAAGTTGGCGGATATTGAAACCAATAAGGTTTTTTACGACAAGCTGACCTTTATCTATCTGGAAATGCCCAAGTTCACAAAGAGCTTGGACAAACTGGAAAGCAGGTTTGATAAATGGATGTATGTCATAAGGAACTTAAATAGGCTGGAACGGTTACCAGACGCGCTACGGGAGCAGGTATTTGAGCAGCTTTTTGAGAGTGCTGAGATTGCCCGCTTTACCCCAGACCAGATACGTTCCTATGAGAAGAGCCTGAAATTTTACCGGGATATGCAAAACACACTGGAGACTGCCAAAGAAGAAGGGAGAGTGTCTGGGCAATTAAAAATGGCGAAGGGTTTGTTGGCACAGGAGATGTCGGTGTCTGAGATTGTGGCCATTTCAGATTTGACGGTAGAACAGATTAAGGAATTACTGGATTAA
- a CDS encoding ATP-binding protein: protein MKYPLGVQTFSKLIGQNYVYVDKTALIYKLVDEGEWYFFSRPRRFGKSVLVSTLEALFRGEKALFEALFISTTDYAFDKHLVIKLEFTKAKILNATSFEAFISEQVTTLAKQHQIPLTSERFERQFDQLVTGLHLQTGRKVVLLVDEYDKPLLNTLETDQLADVKTSMNAFYGVVKALDEHLRFVFITGVSKFSKVSVFSGMNNLEDISMRKDYSALCGYTQQELDNYFEQALKSLAVAEQKKPDTIKNEVKQWYNGYRFHRNGTTVYNPHSILSLCKNQEFDNFWFQSATPTFLIKRLKARQYLLSDLDNLYISPEGLNASEPEHTSIQSLFVQTGYLTISAWTGTLYQLDFPNREVRDSFYKSIVEHYAYVEKGIGPIYIEQLVKGFKDKNLEHVFATLKLFFANIPYDINIEQEKYYQSIFFAIFKLLGFLIEAEVRTNKGRIDCVVQTEFFIYVLEFKLHGTEDDALQQIKDKQYAQKYQGSGKEIILLGVEFDRQERNLGAWVEERHLQEG, encoded by the coding sequence ATGAAATACCCCTTAGGTGTCCAAACGTTCAGCAAGCTGATCGGCCAGAACTACGTCTATGTCGACAAGACAGCATTAATATATAAATTGGTGGATGAGGGTGAGTGGTATTTCTTCTCTCGCCCCAGACGCTTTGGCAAGTCGGTCTTGGTATCGACCCTGGAGGCCTTGTTTCGTGGGGAAAAAGCGCTCTTTGAAGCGCTGTTCATCAGTACCACAGACTATGCCTTTGATAAACACCTCGTGATCAAACTGGAATTCACCAAAGCAAAAATTCTCAACGCAACCAGCTTTGAAGCTTTTATTTCGGAACAAGTCACTACCCTGGCAAAACAACATCAGATTCCACTGACCAGTGAGCGCTTCGAGCGACAGTTCGACCAGCTGGTGACCGGGCTTCACTTGCAAACAGGGAGAAAAGTCGTCTTGTTAGTTGACGAATATGATAAGCCGCTGCTGAACACCTTGGAGACTGATCAACTTGCCGACGTGAAAACCTCCATGAATGCCTTTTACGGGGTTGTGAAAGCCTTGGACGAACATCTGCGCTTTGTCTTTATAACCGGTGTTTCCAAGTTTTCCAAAGTGAGTGTTTTTTCAGGGATGAATAACCTTGAGGACATCAGTATGAGGAAAGACTACTCAGCCTTATGTGGGTATACCCAACAGGAACTGGATAATTATTTTGAGCAGGCACTGAAATCCTTAGCAGTAGCTGAGCAGAAAAAGCCAGATACAATAAAAAATGAAGTGAAACAGTGGTATAACGGCTATCGTTTCCACCGGAACGGGACAACCGTGTATAACCCCCACTCCATCCTTTCCTTATGTAAAAATCAGGAGTTTGATAATTTTTGGTTTCAAAGCGCCACCCCGACATTTTTAATCAAGAGACTCAAAGCCAGACAGTATTTGCTGTCTGATCTGGATAACCTCTATATTTCCCCTGAAGGGTTGAACGCCAGCGAACCGGAACATACCAGCATACAGTCGTTGTTTGTTCAAACAGGCTACCTGACCATCAGCGCCTGGACAGGGACTTTGTATCAACTTGATTTTCCTAACCGAGAAGTGCGTGATTCTTTTTATAAGTCCATTGTCGAGCACTATGCCTATGTGGAAAAGGGCATTGGGCCCATCTATATTGAGCAACTGGTCAAGGGCTTCAAAGACAAAAACTTGGAGCATGTTTTTGCTACTCTGAAACTATTTTTTGCCAATATCCCCTACGATATCAACATAGAACAAGAAAAATACTATCAGTCAATTTTTTTCGCTATCTTCAAACTGCTGGGATTTTTAATAGAAGCGGAAGTTAGGACCAACAAAGGACGCATCGACTGTGTCGTCCAAACGGAATTTTTTATTTATGTCTTGGAGTTCAAATTACACGGGACAGAAGATGACGCTTTGCAGCAGATCAAAGACAAACAGTATGCGCAAAAGTACCAAGGCAGCGGAAAGGAAATTATTTTATTGGGTGTAGAGTTTGATCGGCAAGAGCGTAATCTCGGCGCTTGGGTAGAAGAACGTCACCTGCAAGAGGGCTGA
- a CDS encoding Rne/Rng family ribonuclease translates to MTNETEKKTKEQPKTEKIRKVSTGAWWKNFKKKKAEKTDQGNDQIKAVEVKPTKAKPVKATPVEAKSVEPKPTKARTVKAKPTEAKSAESKPVTPRKPRPAKSKKIDQAEKKENAEQVEQTGKTTQATPSPRGKRPTKQAPAKAAQPAKAKPPIKKTQETAAEKTAPAQQTKPQAKAPEQAESTEIQEEKKKPSRRPRRRGKKPSPAQQETAEAVEKEEAKQESEVQKDGQKDDSREGTQKSRPSRPRNNNRKKQSTSSAPTTKSDYSEEDDIVEDTEEESGQEPKKKQKIRLLINAEEPEECRIAQVEDGRLESFHVNTVVRERTKNNIYKGRIVSIEANLQAAFVEIGTGRNGFLPFTDIHPEYYRQDLSEQSRKLIDQQQWKKLKIEDVIKRGQEVLVQVVKEVTGNKGANMTTFLSLPGRCLVLMPGSDSAGISRKISGEQRRSRLREIMSDFNIPEGIGYIVRTASAEITKTALQQDLHYLTGLWTEIKKRGQTSQTPALVYEDQDTVHRFLRDHFTQDIQEIIVDTEDSYNQVAKFVDMLPARQKKVLVRLHRGSKPIFNQSNIEEQIESIYQPQVQLPSGGSIVIDPTEALVAIDVNSGRTSQKGDFEKSIFLANMEAGEELARQLRLRDLGGLIVVDFIDMRSKGNIREVERQVKNAMKRDKAKVDISRISRFGLMQISRQKMGAPIEKGSYRRCEHCEGRGVVRSVETLALYYLRRIQTGVTRKKIKRVEANLPLEVGQYLLNKKRAELMELENKHQVSIIILPNPEMKPSENNIRFLS, encoded by the coding sequence ATGACCAATGAAACGGAAAAAAAGACGAAAGAACAACCGAAAACAGAAAAAATTCGCAAGGTAAGCACTGGTGCCTGGTGGAAAAATTTCAAGAAGAAAAAGGCTGAAAAAACTGATCAAGGAAATGATCAGATAAAAGCGGTAGAAGTGAAACCGACAAAGGCCAAACCTGTAAAAGCAACCCCGGTAGAAGCTAAATCGGTAGAACCAAAACCGACAAAAGCCAGGACTGTTAAAGCCAAACCGACAGAAGCTAAATCAGCAGAATCAAAACCGGTAACTCCCAGGAAACCGCGACCAGCCAAGAGCAAAAAGATCGATCAGGCTGAGAAAAAAGAGAACGCCGAGCAGGTTGAGCAAACCGGGAAAACAACACAAGCAACACCGTCTCCTCGGGGTAAGCGCCCGACCAAGCAGGCACCAGCCAAAGCAGCGCAACCAGCCAAGGCAAAGCCCCCTATAAAGAAAACACAGGAAACCGCAGCGGAGAAGACAGCCCCTGCTCAGCAGACAAAGCCGCAGGCAAAGGCGCCGGAACAAGCCGAGTCCACCGAGATTCAGGAAGAAAAGAAAAAGCCCTCACGCAGACCGCGCAGACGGGGAAAAAAGCCGAGTCCTGCCCAACAGGAAACAGCAGAGGCCGTAGAAAAGGAAGAGGCCAAGCAGGAATCTGAGGTGCAAAAGGACGGTCAAAAGGACGACAGTCGGGAAGGCACCCAGAAAAGCAGGCCCTCAAGGCCAAGAAATAATAACCGAAAAAAACAGAGCACCTCATCTGCCCCGACAACAAAAAGCGATTACTCCGAAGAAGATGATATCGTAGAGGACACTGAAGAGGAAAGCGGGCAGGAGCCGAAGAAAAAACAAAAGATCCGACTGCTGATCAATGCGGAAGAGCCTGAAGAATGCCGTATCGCCCAGGTGGAAGACGGTCGCCTTGAGTCGTTCCACGTCAACACGGTGGTGCGCGAGCGAACCAAGAATAATATCTATAAAGGTCGTATCGTCTCTATCGAGGCCAACCTACAGGCAGCCTTTGTGGAGATCGGCACAGGCCGTAACGGATTCCTGCCCTTTACCGACATCCATCCGGAGTATTATCGGCAGGATCTCAGCGAGCAGAGCCGCAAGCTGATCGACCAACAGCAGTGGAAGAAGCTCAAGATCGAAGATGTGATAAAACGCGGTCAAGAAGTCCTGGTTCAGGTGGTCAAAGAGGTCACGGGTAATAAAGGTGCTAACATGACGACCTTTCTTTCCCTGCCAGGACGTTGTCTGGTGCTTATGCCAGGTAGCGACAGTGCGGGCATCTCCCGGAAGATTTCCGGGGAACAGCGACGGAGTCGGTTGCGTGAGATTATGTCCGACTTCAATATCCCCGAGGGCATCGGCTATATCGTCCGGACCGCCAGTGCTGAAATCACCAAGACCGCCCTGCAACAGGATCTGCACTACCTGACCGGGCTGTGGACGGAAATCAAAAAACGAGGTCAGACCTCTCAGACTCCGGCCTTGGTTTATGAGGACCAGGACACGGTCCATCGTTTCCTTCGGGACCATTTCACCCAGGACATCCAGGAAATCATTGTTGATACCGAGGATTCCTATAATCAGGTGGCAAAGTTCGTTGATATGCTCCCTGCTCGCCAGAAAAAGGTCCTGGTCAGATTGCATCGAGGATCAAAACCGATCTTCAATCAGAGTAATATTGAAGAACAAATCGAATCTATTTACCAACCCCAGGTGCAGCTGCCTTCGGGCGGATCCATTGTGATTGATCCCACCGAGGCCCTGGTGGCCATTGATGTGAACTCCGGTCGGACCTCCCAAAAGGGTGATTTTGAAAAATCCATCTTTCTGGCCAATATGGAGGCTGGGGAAGAACTGGCCCGCCAGCTCCGCCTGCGGGATCTGGGCGGTTTGATTGTGGTGGATTTTATTGATATGCGCAGCAAGGGCAATATCAGAGAGGTGGAACGGCAGGTCAAAAATGCTATGAAGCGAGATAAGGCCAAGGTTGATATCAGCCGGATCTCCCGCTTCGGCCTGATGCAGATCTCCCGCCAGAAAATGGGTGCGCCCATTGAAAAAGGCAGCTATCGCCGTTGCGAACATTGCGAAGGACGTGGTGTGGTCCGATCTGTAGAGACCTTGGCACTCTATTATCTCCGTCGCATCCAGACCGGCGTAACCCGCAAGAAAATAAAACGAGTGGAGGCGAACCTGCCTCTTGAGGTCGGGCAATATCTTCTCAATAAGAAACGGGCTGAACTCATGGAGCTGGAAAATAAACACCAGGTAAGCATCATCATTCTTCCTAACCCGGAGATGAAACCGAGCGAGAATAATATTCGGTTTCTTTCCTAA
- a CDS encoding radical SAM protein, protein MAASDAPYAFSMNHIFGPVNSRRLGRSLGVDLFQDKICTLNCIYCEVGATVHLTCERAEYAPFRDIKAEIDAFCLDQERVAELDFITVTASGEPTLHAHFGEIIAHLKKTAAKPIAVLTNGTTLTDPQVRQEMSLADVVIPSLDSALPAGFRKIDRPAACVDLEEVIDGMVTFSRQYDGKIWLEILFVEGINDSAEEVAALRQAVNRMRLDRIQLNTVARPPLESFARPLNKQSMAAISRQFQEDNPLRPVDLLAFKANQDDESEDPKKFFFNLDREADKQAFTVELVEMLKRRPCTAADINRTFHLGGAKKVELLLEALVQDGRIQKRAHGDSIFYQ, encoded by the coding sequence TTGGCAGCATCTGATGCGCCCTATGCTTTTTCTATGAATCATATCTTCGGTCCGGTAAATTCCCGGCGACTCGGACGCTCTCTCGGAGTGGATCTTTTCCAGGATAAAATCTGCACCCTCAACTGCATATATTGCGAAGTCGGCGCCACAGTCCATTTGACCTGTGAACGAGCAGAGTATGCCCCGTTCCGGGACATCAAGGCGGAGATAGACGCCTTTTGTCTGGATCAGGAGCGTGTTGCCGAGCTGGATTTCATCACGGTGACCGCCAGCGGTGAACCCACGCTGCATGCACATTTCGGGGAAATTATCGCGCATCTGAAAAAAACTGCGGCAAAGCCGATTGCCGTGCTGACCAACGGGACAACCCTCACGGATCCTCAGGTTCGTCAAGAGATGTCTCTGGCCGACGTGGTGATTCCTTCGCTGGACTCGGCTCTGCCCGCAGGCTTCAGAAAGATTGATCGTCCGGCAGCCTGCGTTGACCTTGAAGAGGTCATTGACGGTATGGTCACCTTCTCCCGTCAATATGACGGAAAGATATGGCTGGAGATCCTCTTTGTCGAGGGCATCAACGATTCTGCCGAGGAAGTGGCGGCACTCCGCCAGGCAGTCAATCGGATGCGGCTTGATCGCATCCAGCTGAATACAGTTGCCCGCCCACCCCTGGAATCCTTTGCCCGCCCTCTGAACAAACAGAGCATGGCGGCCATTTCGCGTCAATTCCAGGAAGACAACCCCTTACGCCCCGTTGACCTGCTGGCCTTTAAAGCAAACCAGGATGACGAGTCGGAAGACCCGAAAAAGTTTTTTTTCAATCTTGATCGTGAAGCTGATAAACAGGCCTTCACGGTTGAGCTTGTCGAGATGTTAAAACGGCGGCCATGTACGGCCGCTGATATCAATCGCACCTTTCATCTGGGAGGAGCGAAAAAGGTTGAGCTGCTGCTTGAAGCCCTTGTACAGGATGGTCGCATACAAAAACGAGCCCATGGGGACAGCATCTTTTATCAATAG
- the lptD gene encoding LPS assembly protein LptD, translated as MTTLNFHNYFFLFRIKLQEYIEVHYRTPFFLFITVGCFLGAFCIFNPIDARAEAVRAMQWEITADKLTRFEDPASVIAEGNVILKKIENITGSAQEKKGKKDWGDLLGEDTSPADESNDTKDSQAADALPKEGGEASLISPKKAPTLQDANFADSEEQGETAEADTDQDEEQVVGSAVISTIKADWVVYDMDLGTVKLRGNVFLDIGPDKVSASEGVVHLTRETASFTDATIIRQYKDMRVEGRVIEKTGELTYHIEDGWLITCKLKDGEKPPWSFHAADAEITDGGYAFLKHATFRIKGVPVLYSPIMMLPAKRNRQTGFLFPSASLSERDGFSLEWPLFINLSPSSDITLYPHYLAERGFMAGAEARYMLDQNSKGTVIANFLNDDLSDINNPDNAEYYAEGGYTHTNQNRYWVRGKADQKFGGWTTRLNIDLVSDQDYLDEFSNGYSGYSVSDQRFSDQFGRGLQDRNTYERENKLTTLRSWSNGTSLEATLKGIDDLREYSDDSGSTALSTFPEVKYSGLVPLYDTDVDFSWDANYVYYKRDVGVEAQRIDLHPKLKVALPMLSEYLETTVGVGVRDTMYMIDDNGDEDWQDSDSENRLLADVNGEIATTLRRDFLGNVKGGASWSHILRPFVRYTYVTDPDEDNLPLFDSVDSIGDQNRITYGLNNFFTVSEMRDDEEYERDYGYIKLQQNYDLRDVASEEPLSDVQFRLSWTPWQNMNFKYSTDIDVYDNDFTQHSVESDYRNSRGDLLSFDYLFYAGATDEAEDTSSIRLFTRISLIYDFAMGYALERSIEDSVTIAEKVSLSYNPSCWSVELVADVTPDNEQIMVLFKLANIGAPFGVDLMGSSDE; from the coding sequence ATGACAACCTTGAATTTTCATAATTATTTCTTCCTCTTTCGAATAAAATTACAGGAGTATATTGAGGTGCATTACCGAACCCCCTTTTTCCTCTTTATAACGGTTGGTTGTTTTCTGGGAGCATTTTGCATATTTAATCCCATAGATGCTCGTGCAGAGGCTGTCAGAGCGATGCAGTGGGAAATCACTGCTGATAAACTCACCAGGTTTGAAGACCCTGCCAGCGTAATCGCAGAAGGCAATGTTATCCTAAAAAAAATAGAAAATATAACCGGGTCTGCTCAAGAAAAAAAGGGCAAAAAAGATTGGGGCGATCTTCTTGGTGAAGATACTTCGCCAGCGGACGAGAGCAACGATACCAAAGATAGCCAGGCCGCTGACGCCCTCCCGAAGGAAGGTGGTGAAGCGTCATTGATCTCTCCGAAAAAAGCTCCTACCTTACAGGATGCGAATTTTGCGGATTCCGAGGAACAAGGGGAAACCGCTGAAGCAGATACGGATCAGGATGAGGAACAGGTTGTCGGTTCCGCTGTTATCAGCACCATCAAGGCGGATTGGGTGGTGTATGATATGGACCTGGGAACGGTCAAACTGCGTGGCAACGTGTTTCTTGATATTGGCCCGGATAAAGTGAGTGCCAGCGAGGGTGTTGTTCATCTGACCAGGGAAACGGCCTCGTTTACCGATGCAACTATTATCCGGCAGTATAAGGATATGCGTGTTGAAGGGCGGGTTATTGAGAAGACCGGAGAACTTACCTATCATATTGAAGACGGCTGGCTGATCACCTGTAAGCTGAAAGACGGGGAAAAACCTCCGTGGAGCTTCCATGCTGCTGATGCCGAAATCACCGACGGAGGGTATGCTTTTCTGAAACATGCTACCTTCCGAATCAAAGGGGTGCCTGTCCTGTACTCGCCTATTATGATGCTGCCTGCTAAGCGAAACCGTCAGACAGGTTTTCTCTTTCCTTCTGCTTCCCTGTCAGAGCGGGATGGGTTCAGTCTGGAGTGGCCGCTTTTTATAAACCTCTCTCCGAGCAGCGACATTACGCTGTATCCCCATTATCTTGCCGAGCGGGGCTTCATGGCAGGGGCTGAAGCTCGTTATATGCTGGATCAGAATTCAAAGGGAACAGTGATTGCAAATTTCCTGAATGACGATCTCAGCGATATCAATAATCCCGATAATGCTGAGTATTACGCCGAAGGCGGATACACCCATACCAATCAGAATCGCTATTGGGTACGAGGAAAGGCGGATCAGAAATTCGGTGGGTGGACAACTCGGCTTAATATTGATCTTGTTTCTGATCAGGATTATCTCGACGAATTCAGTAATGGCTATAGCGGGTACTCTGTGAGCGATCAGCGGTTTTCTGATCAGTTCGGACGTGGATTACAGGACAGAAATACTTATGAGCGAGAAAACAAGCTGACCACCCTTCGTTCCTGGTCCAACGGAACCTCCCTAGAGGCAACGCTGAAAGGGATTGATGATCTGCGTGAATATAGTGATGACAGCGGCTCTACAGCGCTGTCGACATTTCCGGAGGTCAAATACAGCGGTTTGGTTCCCTTGTATGACACGGACGTGGATTTTTCCTGGGATGCCAATTACGTTTATTATAAACGTGACGTGGGCGTGGAGGCGCAACGTATTGACCTCCATCCTAAATTGAAAGTTGCCCTTCCCATGCTGAGTGAGTATCTGGAGACCACCGTCGGTGTAGGTGTCCGAGATACCATGTATATGATTGATGATAATGGTGACGAGGATTGGCAGGATAGTGATAGCGAGAATCGTTTGCTTGCTGATGTGAACGGAGAAATCGCCACAACCTTGCGCAGGGATTTTTTGGGCAACGTCAAAGGGGGGGCTTCATGGAGCCATATACTACGACCTTTTGTTCGCTATACCTATGTAACAGATCCAGATGAGGATAATCTGCCGCTGTTTGACTCAGTCGACAGTATTGGTGATCAGAATCGGATTACCTACGGGTTGAATAATTTTTTCACTGTCTCCGAGATGAGAGATGATGAGGAGTATGAACGGGATTACGGGTATATCAAGCTGCAACAGAACTATGATCTCCGTGACGTGGCCTCTGAGGAGCCTCTTTCTGATGTCCAATTCCGTCTCTCCTGGACTCCTTGGCAGAACATGAACTTCAAGTACTCCACTGATATTGATGTGTATGATAACGATTTTACACAGCATAGCGTTGAGAGCGATTACCGCAATAGTCGGGGCGATTTGCTTTCTTTTGACTATCTCTTTTATGCCGGTGCCACTGATGAGGCAGAAGATACCAGTTCGATTAGGCTGTTTACCCGGATTAGTCTGATCTATGATTTTGCTATGGGCTATGCCCTGGAGCGGTCTATCGAAGATTCCGTGACCATAGCGGAGAAGGTCAGTCTGAGTTACAATCCTTCTTGCTGGTCAGTGGAACTGGTGGCTGATGTCACGCCGGATAACGAACAGATTATGGTCCTGTTCAAGTTGGCCAATATCGGCGCACCCTTTGGTGTGGACCTCATGGGAAGCAGTGATGAATAG